In a single window of the Antedon mediterranea chromosome 1, ecAntMedi1.1, whole genome shotgun sequence genome:
- the LOC140056370 gene encoding bombesin receptor subtype-3-like: MDNNTGPNCTQPEYYVPETDAKIYVAATVIISIVGLLGNLLVILSVTLNRHMRTSSNYAMLNLAIGDFILMSLTPILEFRKYLQPFKTSKLQCKFFSSLSIVIQGVTIFTILSLSLDRYKAVAQPKSRSSLNPVNSLLFKLAVIWIVSIGFSIPLTYTANVETYCEFSWCQHLPHGSPEAIAYAIVRFVFMYIVPMLLVVLFYIMMAVKLTDQPATFNSSSGGTSRSQAARKHLAATVMIIAVLFAICWLPLNVNNLVKQFNHDLDHGWIKLLPSISTIFMYMNSCVNPIVLYTRSPLFKKYFRRYLLFGHVSAGPEYTIANDAGTTNITATQQTSEQM, encoded by the coding sequence ATGGATAACAATACTGGGCCTAACTGTACGCAACCTGAATATTATGTTCCCGAGACTGATGCCAAAATTTATGTGGCTGCAACAGTGATCATTTCAATAGTGGGACTTCTTGGTAACCTGCTCGTTATACTGTCCGTGACATTAAACAGACACATGCGCACAAGTTCGAATTATGCCATGTTGAATTTAGCAATTGGAGACTTTATATTGATGTCCTTAACCCCAATTTTAGAATTTAGAAAATACTTACAACCTTTCAAAACCTCGAAACTACAATGTAAGTTTTTCAGCTCATTATCCATCGTTATCCAGGGCGTCACTATTTTCACTATTCTGAGTTTAAGCTTAGATCGATATAAAGCCGTTGCTCAGCCAAAATCAAGAAGTAGCCTTAACCCTGTAAACTCGCTTCTGTTCAAACTTGCAGTCATTTGGATCGTATCCATCGGGTTCAGCATACCGTTGACTTATACCGCCAACGTCGAAACGTATTGTGAATTTTCCTGGTGTCAGCATTTACCGCATGGCTCACCAGAAGCGATAGCTTACGCCATTGTTCGATTCGTTTTTATGTATATCGTACCAATGTTGTTAGTTGTGCTTTTTTATATAATGATGGCCGTGAAGCTAACGGATCAGCCGGCAACGTTTAATTCGTCATCAGGTGGCACAAGTCGCTCGCAAGCCGCTCGAAAACACCTCGCCGCTACTGTAATGATAATCGCTGTTTTGTTTGCTATCTGTTGGCTTCCACTTAATGTCAATAATCTAGTAAAGCAGTTCAATCATGATCTTGACCATGGATGGATTAAACTTTTGCCAAGTATATCCACCATATTTATGTACATGAATTCGTGCGTCAACCCGATCGTGCTATACACCCGAAGCCCTCTATTTAAGAAATACTTTAGAAGGTATCTTCTCTTTGGACATGTATCAGCCGGGCCTGAATATACCATCGCAAACGATGCCGGAACCACTAATATAACGGCCACTCAGCAGACAAGTGAACAAATGTGA